A window of Psychromonas sp. CNPT3 contains these coding sequences:
- a CDS encoding amino acid permease: MTEQQWNKAIKFDSVDLGWIVMSIGMAIGAGIVFLPVQVGIMGLWVFLLSAIIGYPAMYLFQKLFINTLAESKTCSDYPSIISGYLGKNWGIVLGILYFIMLVIWVLIYSLSITNDSASYLYTFGVTETHLNNNVFYGLALLCGLVFIASKGEKLLFKISGTMAVIVLILIAVMGVLLISRWDLANIPELGTWTSMLKDAIITLPFTLTSILFIQSLSPMVISYRSHEKSIEVARYKASRAMKIAFSILFVIVFFFAVSFTLAISQEQAIDAMHKNISALAIIALYFPGSWATITGVVINIFAVVTSFFGVYLAFQEACRGIAMNVLRRKFSEESINLKLMRRSVTIFIILLAWATTATNAPILSFTSICSPVFGLVGCLIPAYLVYRVPHLAKYKGMSTNLIIVTGILLCISPLLAFI; the protein is encoded by the coding sequence ATGACAGAACAACAATGGAATAAAGCCATTAAATTCGACAGTGTTGATCTCGGTTGGATTGTAATGAGTATTGGTATGGCTATCGGTGCGGGTATTGTCTTTTTACCCGTGCAGGTTGGTATTATGGGATTGTGGGTGTTTCTTCTTTCCGCAATTATTGGCTATCCAGCCATGTATTTATTCCAGAAATTATTTATTAATACTTTAGCGGAATCTAAAACGTGTTCGGATTATCCCAGCATCATTAGTGGTTATCTGGGTAAAAACTGGGGTATTGTACTCGGCATATTATATTTTATTATGTTGGTTATTTGGGTACTCATTTACTCATTAAGTATTACCAATGACAGCGCCTCTTATCTCTATACTTTTGGTGTCACCGAAACCCACTTAAATAATAATGTGTTTTATGGTTTAGCCCTACTTTGTGGTCTTGTTTTTATTGCCTCAAAAGGTGAAAAACTCTTATTTAAAATATCCGGTACGATGGCAGTTATTGTATTGATCCTGATTGCCGTGATGGGCGTTTTACTAATATCACGTTGGGATCTTGCCAATATCCCTGAATTAGGTACCTGGACAAGCATGTTAAAGGACGCAATTATCACCCTGCCTTTTACATTAACATCAATTCTATTTATTCAATCATTAAGCCCGATGGTGATATCTTACCGTTCGCATGAAAAATCGATTGAAGTTGCACGCTATAAAGCCTCTCGCGCAATGAAAATTGCCTTTAGCATACTCTTTGTTATCGTTTTCTTTTTTGCAGTATCATTTACTCTTGCCATTAGCCAAGAGCAAGCCATTGATGCAATGCATAAAAATATTTCAGCGCTCGCTATTATTGCACTTTACTTCCCAGGGAGTTGGGCAACGATCACCGGTGTGGTTATCAATATTTTTGCAGTCGTCACCTCTTTCTTTGGCGTGTATTTGGCCTTCCAAGAAGCATGTCGCGGTATTGCCATGAATGTATTACGTCGTAAGTTTTCAGAAGAAAGTATCAATCTTAAATTGATGCGCCGCTCAGTCACTATCTTTATTATTCTGCTTGCATGGGCAACAACAGCAACAAATGCGCCTATTTTATCCTTTACCTCTATTTGTAGTCCGGTATTTGGTTTGGTGGGATGTTTGATCCCTGCCTACCTTGTTTACCGAGTGCCACACTTAGCAAAATATAAAGGCATGTCTACGAATCTTATTATTGTCACTGGTATTTTGCTTTGTATCTCACCACTACTGGCGTTTATCTAA
- a CDS encoding DMT family transporter has translation MAYLFSVTVLWAFSFSLIGVYLAGQVDPWFSVWIRIALATLVFLPFLRLGQINAKTAGKLMGIGAIQLGLMYVFYYHSFLYLSVPEVLLFTVMTPIYVTLINDAIQRKFNASFLLSAFIATSGAIAIRYNGIDANFVTGFLLVQGANLCFALGQVGYKHLIGGRVIDQKSIFAWFFIGALLVASLCYLLFGNSEKLPSTSLQWGILIYLGTIASGLGYFAWNKGATLVNVGALAVMNNLLIPAGILVNLLLWGRDADLLRLSLGGGIIFMALILNHYLTKRFAVKIQ, from the coding sequence ATGGCATATCTTTTTTCTGTTACCGTATTGTGGGCTTTCTCCTTTAGTTTGATCGGCGTATATCTTGCTGGTCAAGTAGACCCTTGGTTTTCTGTTTGGATCCGCATTGCATTAGCGACGCTGGTTTTTTTACCTTTTTTACGTCTTGGTCAAATCAATGCAAAGACGGCGGGTAAATTAATGGGCATAGGCGCTATCCAACTTGGCTTAATGTACGTGTTTTATTACCACTCTTTTTTATATTTATCGGTACCCGAAGTTTTACTGTTTACCGTTATGACGCCGATATATGTCACCCTGATAAACGATGCGATACAACGTAAATTTAATGCGTCTTTTTTACTCAGTGCTTTTATTGCAACGAGTGGCGCCATTGCTATTCGCTACAACGGTATTGATGCTAATTTTGTGACTGGATTCTTATTGGTGCAAGGCGCTAATTTATGTTTTGCATTGGGGCAAGTGGGTTATAAGCATCTCATTGGCGGGCGCGTCATTGATCAAAAGAGTATCTTTGCATGGTTCTTTATCGGCGCTTTATTGGTGGCGAGTCTTTGTTATCTCCTTTTTGGGAACAGTGAGAAACTACCTAGCACCTCATTACAGTGGGGAATATTAATTTATTTAGGCACGATAGCCTCGGGCCTTGGATATTTTGCGTGGAATAAAGGTGCGACCTTGGTTAATGTCGGCGCGCTTGCTGTGATGAATAACTTATTGATCCCAGCAGGGATCCTTGTCAATTTACTGCTATGGGGGCGTGATGCTGATTTACTTAGGCTCTCTCTTGGTGGTGGCATTATTTTCATGGCCTTAATTTTAAACCACTATCTGACTAAAAGATTTGCTGTAAAAATCCAGTAA
- the murP gene encoding PTS N-acetylmuramic acid transporter subunit IIBC: MAKINMEMIKSISSSLGGRSNIIRCGHCMTRLRLTLKDNNIVELEAIKRIEGVLGIVESDDQLQIILGPGKAQSAAEMMQQWIDMQSDNTAETQNLKTIAADKKKQVKKKQSSAVHRFLSKFATIFTPLIPGFIAAGLLLGVATLIEQVYIVGNPHASSTLIDLILYMKVFSKGLFSFLSILIGYNAQQAFGGSGVNGAILASLFILGYNPEATSGIYSGMTHFFGYGIDPRGNIIGVLMAAIMGAWVEKKVRRFIPDNLDMILTSLITLLIMGGVTFVLIMPLGGFLFQGMSWLFLHLNGNPFGSALLAGLFLISVMFGIHQGFVPVYFALMDVQGFNSLFPILAMAGAGQVGAAFALYMKAKKGALLRLQIKGAIIPGILGVGEPLIYGVTLPRVKPFITACVGGAAGGFFIGLVSYMGLPIGLNTVFGPSGVIALPLMTSNSGIFIAMIVFAVGLIISYVAGFLATWFFGTKGVDLS, from the coding sequence ATGGCAAAGATTAATATGGAAATGATAAAGAGTATAAGTTCTTCTCTTGGAGGACGCTCTAATATTATACGTTGTGGGCATTGTATGACGCGCTTGCGGCTGACCCTAAAGGACAATAATATTGTTGAACTTGAGGCTATCAAACGCATTGAAGGTGTTTTAGGTATTGTTGAAAGTGACGACCAACTACAGATAATTCTTGGTCCGGGAAAAGCACAAAGCGCCGCTGAGATGATGCAACAATGGATCGATATGCAAAGCGATAATACGGCCGAGACTCAAAATTTAAAAACGATAGCCGCTGATAAAAAGAAACAGGTTAAAAAGAAACAAAGTAGCGCCGTACATCGATTTTTAAGTAAATTTGCCACTATCTTTACGCCACTCATTCCAGGATTTATTGCCGCTGGTTTATTATTGGGCGTGGCAACCTTAATAGAGCAAGTTTATATTGTGGGAAACCCACATGCCAGTAGCACCTTGATTGATCTTATCCTTTATATGAAAGTATTTAGTAAAGGCTTGTTTAGTTTTCTGAGTATTTTGATTGGTTATAATGCGCAACAAGCGTTTGGTGGATCCGGGGTTAATGGGGCGATTTTAGCCTCTTTATTTATACTCGGCTATAACCCCGAAGCCACGAGTGGGATTTATTCGGGCATGACGCATTTTTTTGGTTATGGCATTGACCCAAGAGGCAATATTATTGGGGTCTTAATGGCTGCCATTATGGGCGCTTGGGTGGAGAAAAAGGTACGCCGTTTTATACCGGATAATTTAGACATGATATTAACCTCTCTGATAACTTTACTTATCATGGGCGGGGTTACTTTTGTGCTGATCATGCCACTTGGCGGATTTTTGTTTCAAGGTATGTCATGGCTTTTCTTGCACTTAAATGGTAATCCGTTTGGTAGTGCCTTATTAGCGGGGTTATTCCTAATATCAGTCATGTTTGGTATCCATCAGGGTTTTGTGCCTGTTTATTTTGCGTTAATGGATGTACAAGGTTTTAACTCTTTATTTCCTATTTTAGCGATGGCGGGTGCGGGCCAAGTTGGCGCTGCATTTGCGCTGTATATGAAAGCTAAAAAAGGGGCTTTATTAAGGCTTCAAATCAAGGGGGCAATTATTCCTGGCATTTTAGGGGTAGGAGAGCCTCTTATTTATGGCGTGACATTACCTCGCGTGAAACCGTTTATAACGGCTTGTGTTGGTGGTGCAGCAGGCGGGTTTTTTATTGGTCTGGTCTCTTATATGGGATTACCGATTGGTTTAAATACCGTTTTTGGTCCTTCGGGTGTTATTGCTTTACCTTTAATGACCTCAAATTCGGGGATATTTATCGCGATGATTGTTTTTGCCGTCGGTTTAATTATTTCATATGTTGCAGGTTTTCTTGCGACTTGGTTTTTTGGAACCAAAGGTGTTGATTTAAGTTAA
- the murQ gene encoding N-acetylmuramic acid 6-phosphate etherase, producing the protein MKIDLSKMTTESRNPASAQIDTLSTLEMLKVINTEDQKVAIAVQKCLPEIAQVVDAVALAFSQEGRLIYIGAGTSGRLGILDASECPPTYGTPESLVIGRIAGGRPAIFKAVENAEDNMQLGESDLKDINLSAQDVVVGVAASGRTPYVLGAMQYALSMGASVASLTCNLGSPMAKLAKIAIQPIVGAEVITGSSRMKAGTAQKLVLNMISTGAMIKTGKVFGNLMVDVKASNAKLVQRQQNIVVEATGCTLSRAQQALSECNDHCKTAILMCLTGWDVKRASEELAQKKGFIAEVLNEHT; encoded by the coding sequence ATGAAAATCGATTTAAGCAAAATGACCACTGAGAGTCGCAATCCTGCCAGCGCGCAGATTGATACATTATCAACACTTGAAATGTTAAAAGTAATTAATACAGAAGATCAAAAAGTGGCGATTGCAGTGCAAAAGTGTTTGCCTGAGATAGCACAAGTTGTTGATGCGGTGGCACTTGCGTTTTCACAAGAGGGCCGTCTGATTTACATTGGTGCGGGCACCTCTGGGCGCTTAGGGATTTTAGATGCCAGTGAATGTCCACCAACGTATGGCACGCCAGAAAGTTTAGTTATTGGGCGCATTGCAGGAGGAAGGCCTGCTATTTTTAAAGCCGTTGAAAACGCAGAAGATAATATGCAACTAGGTGAATCTGACTTAAAAGATATCAATCTATCTGCACAAGATGTGGTTGTCGGTGTGGCTGCCAGTGGCAGAACGCCCTATGTATTAGGCGCGATGCAATATGCATTATCGATGGGTGCAAGCGTTGCCTCTCTGACCTGTAATCTTGGAAGTCCGATGGCTAAATTGGCTAAAATTGCTATTCAACCCATTGTTGGCGCTGAAGTTATCACTGGCTCTTCAAGGATGAAAGCGGGGACGGCGCAAAAGCTCGTTTTAAATATGATAAGCACGGGGGCGATGATAAAAACAGGCAAAGTATTTGGTAATTTAATGGTGGATGTTAAAGCGAGTAATGCCAAATTGGTGCAACGCCAGCAAAATATTGTAGTAGAGGCGACTGGTTGTACTTTAAGCCGTGCACAACAAGCACTGAGCGAATGTAATGATCATTGTAAAACGGCCATATTAATGTGTTTAACCGGCTGGGACGTTAAACGAGCGAGTGAAGAATTAGCGCAGAAAAAGGGCTTTATAGCAGAGGTTCTAAACGAGCATACATAA
- a CDS encoding MurR/RpiR family transcriptional regulator encodes MSIRHLIVTQQALFSNSAKKIGQFILKHSEEIPFLSSQELALKINVSQSSIIKFTQRIGFKGYSAFKLTLSEEIGRQKTMPHPTHLHNQINANDPILLTAQKLLEEKSRALIETTNAINIKQFDTVVKLINKANRVQIIGIGGSGLCAQDLSFKLLKIGIITLCVQDSHVQIASAQTLEKKDVQIVISYSGNRKEMLLAAEIAHEKGAKVIAITSKCSSPLHAMADFCLHSIADETHYRSSSISSRTAQYVITDLLFLSLLQRREQSALTLLTDISKSIEKIL; translated from the coding sequence ATGTCCATTCGCCATCTAATAGTGACCCAACAAGCCTTGTTTTCTAATAGTGCAAAAAAAATTGGTCAATTTATTTTAAAACATAGTGAGGAAATTCCCTTCTTATCGAGCCAAGAACTGGCTTTAAAAATCAATGTCAGTCAATCTAGTATTATAAAGTTCACCCAACGCATCGGTTTTAAAGGCTATAGCGCCTTTAAATTAACCTTAAGTGAAGAGATTGGCCGTCAAAAAACGATGCCACATCCCACCCATTTACATAATCAGATCAATGCCAATGATCCCATTTTATTAACCGCACAAAAACTATTAGAAGAAAAAAGTAGAGCCCTTATTGAAACCACCAATGCTATCAACATTAAACAGTTTGATACGGTCGTAAAATTGATAAATAAAGCAAATCGGGTGCAAATTATTGGTATTGGGGGATCTGGGCTGTGCGCACAAGATCTTTCTTTTAAGTTATTAAAAATTGGCATTATTACTTTATGTGTACAAGACAGCCATGTGCAAATAGCAAGCGCACAAACCCTAGAGAAAAAAGATGTTCAAATCGTTATTTCTTATTCAGGCAATCGAAAAGAGATGTTATTGGCAGCGGAGATTGCTCATGAAAAAGGGGCTAAAGTTATCGCTATTACCTCAAAATGCAGCAGTCCTTTACACGCAATGGCCGATTTTTGTCTGCACAGCATTGCCGATGAAACGCACTATCGTAGCTCATCAATCTCATCAAGAACCGCGCAATATGTGATCACAGACTTACTCTTTTTATCCCTTTTACAACGCAGAGAACAAAGCGCTTTAACGTTATTAACAGATATTTCTAAAAGCATTGAAAAAATACTTTAA
- a CDS encoding Cof-type HAD-IIB family hydrolase → MYKLIALDMDGTLLNSQKELTPRVHDVIRRAKEKGIKVVLASGRPFEGMLPTLKALGLDSDDDITLTYNASLILKVASKEIISSALLDVDDALQLYELAKKLDVNVLAYSMQHGLITPKHNKYTHYEAELNKIEVTEFDFYKLSKDDTILKVMMIDEPEVLTRAIEKLPISLQDKYSMAKSMPFFFEFMNKKSNKGNGMQVLATYLGLSSEQIICVGDAANDLEMIKFAGLGVAMKNATDDVKAHANYITDSNDNDGVAKVFEKYLLND, encoded by the coding sequence ATGTATAAGCTGATCGCTTTAGATATGGATGGCACATTACTCAATAGCCAAAAAGAATTAACGCCACGCGTACATGACGTTATACGTCGCGCCAAAGAAAAAGGTATAAAAGTCGTCTTAGCCTCAGGTCGTCCATTTGAAGGAATGTTACCTACTCTTAAAGCCCTTGGACTCGATAGTGATGATGATATTACACTCACTTACAATGCCTCTCTCATTTTAAAAGTCGCATCAAAAGAGATCATCAGTAGTGCCCTTTTAGACGTTGACGATGCGCTGCAGTTATACGAACTTGCTAAAAAATTAGACGTTAATGTCCTTGCTTATTCGATGCAACATGGATTAATCACCCCTAAACACAATAAATATACCCATTACGAAGCAGAGTTAAATAAAATTGAAGTAACAGAATTTGATTTTTATAAACTCTCTAAAGATGACACCATACTAAAAGTCATGATGATTGATGAGCCCGAAGTTTTAACCCGTGCTATTGAGAAATTACCTATATCTCTACAAGATAAATATTCAATGGCAAAAAGTATGCCCTTCTTTTTTGAATTTATGAATAAGAAAAGTAATAAAGGTAATGGCATGCAAGTGCTGGCGACGTATTTAGGCTTAAGTAGCGAACAAATTATCTGCGTGGGTGATGCAGCCAATGATTTAGAAATGATCAAGTTTGCAGGCTTAGGTGTCGCGATGAAAAATGCAACCGATGACGTAAAAGCACATGCTAATTACATCACCGACAGTAATGATAATGATGGTGTAGCCAAGGTATTTGAAAAATACCTATTAAATGACTAA
- a CDS encoding MarC family protein, with the protein MNEIFTQAITVFFGFFAIMNPIANTAVFASLVGNKRRTEQVKIATKALLVTFCIIVAFSILGKAIFNLFGITLPALRITGGILVFLVGYQMLTGDGSELHSAAQNDDSDSDIAVSPLAVPLLAGPGTIATAMNYSATADMWGIAMTLLVFAFLCVITFFCFIFSSQILTLIGKSGLSIVTRLMGLILAVIGTQMLIIGITDIIKGPLLN; encoded by the coding sequence ATGAACGAGATTTTTACACAAGCCATTACTGTATTTTTTGGCTTTTTTGCCATTATGAATCCCATTGCAAATACGGCCGTGTTTGCAAGTTTAGTGGGCAATAAGAGACGAACGGAGCAAGTGAAAATTGCAACGAAAGCATTATTGGTCACTTTTTGTATTATTGTCGCTTTTTCTATATTGGGCAAAGCGATTTTTAATCTATTTGGAATAACCTTACCCGCACTGCGGATCACCGGGGGGATATTGGTTTTTTTAGTTGGCTATCAAATGCTGACGGGTGATGGGTCAGAATTACATTCGGCCGCACAAAACGATGATTCAGATTCTGATATTGCCGTATCTCCTTTAGCTGTACCTCTACTTGCTGGTCCTGGGACAATTGCAACTGCAATGAATTATTCTGCGACGGCAGACATGTGGGGGATCGCCATGACCTTATTGGTCTTTGCTTTTTTATGTGTCATAACGTTCTTTTGTTTTATTTTTAGTTCACAAATATTAACGCTGATTGGTAAAAGTGGTTTATCTATTGTAACGCGCTTAATGGGATTGATTTTGGCGGTAATAGGAACACAAATGTTGATCATCGGTATTACGGATATTATTAAAGGCCCACTGTTAAATTAA